From Pleurocapsa sp. PCC 7319:
GAAATCTGGACGAACGGTAGTGTGAAGCCAGAAGAAGCCCTATCTCAAGCGGCAGGGATTGTGGTTGATTTGTTTAATCCCTTGAAAGATCTGACTCTGGAAGAAATTCAAGATGATTATGAACCAGATGAAGATCCTACAAGTCAAATACCAATTGAAGAACTTCAATTGTCAGTGAGAGCCTACAATTGCTTGAAGCGAGCGCAGATAAACTCTGTTTCTGATTTGCTCGATTATACTCAAGAAGATCTCCTGGAAATTAAAAACTTTGGTCAGAAATCTGCTGATGAGGTGATTGAGGCGTTACAGAAACGTTTGGGGATCACTTTGCCTCAAGAAAAATCAGGTAAGTAAACATAGCAATAAAGAAAGATTATAAATTATGCGTCATCGATGTAAAGTTCCCATGTTGGGGTTGCCAGCAGATCAAAGGAAGGCGCTGCTGCGTTCTTTGGCAACAGAAATTATTCGTCATGGTCAAATCAAAACTACTAAAACACGGGCTAAAGCAGTTCGCAGTGAAGTAGAAAAAATGATTACCTTGGCTAAGGATGGCTCGTTGGCTGCCAGAAGGCAAGCTTTAAGCTATATCTATGACAAAGAGCTAGTCAGCGAACTATTCAAAGCTGTAAATGACCGTTATAGCGATCGCAATGGTGGTTATACTCGCATTATCAGAACTAAGCGTCGTCGTGGGGATAATGCTGAAATGGCTATTATTGAGCTAGTTTAACTGGGCGTTTTGATGCATGGTTGTAAGCTGCCCAACTCAACAAGTAAATTCGCCAACTAGAGTAGCGCTGGTTATTCAGTATTTGGGAACTAACTTTCACGGCTGGCAAAGGCAACCCAATCAAGTTAGTGTCCAAGGCTATCTTGAAAATGCCATTTCAGATGTCGTTGGTTATCCTGTAAGAATTCATGGTGCAGGTAGGACAGATGCGGGAGTTCATGCTGCGGCTCAGGTAGCTCACTTTGAGTACCAAGGACCGATCCCAGCACACAAGTGGTCAAAAATTATCAATGCGAGACTGCCAGAGGGTATACTAGTTAGAGCTTCGGCTCAGGTTTCTGCTGATTGGCATGCTCGTTTTTCGGCTGTCTGGAGGCGTTATCGTTACACAATCTATACCGATGAGCAGCCTAACGTGTTTGTTAACCAAACTTGTTGGCACTACTACCAGTATGTATTAGAGGAGTCTTTAATTCAAGCAGCATTAAAACCTTTACTTGGAGAACACAATCTGTCAGCTTTCAAAAGAACTGGTTCAGATAGAAATGATTCTCTAGTAGATGTCCAAGCTGCCGAATGCTATCGTCAAGGAGCATTTTTATATTTAGAGATTCAGGCAAATGGTTTTTTGTACGGTATGGTACGTCTATTAGTGGGAATGTTGGTAGAAGTAGGAGGAGGAAAGCGATCGCCCGAAGATTTTACCAACATTTGGCAAAACCAACGACGAGAAGAAGTAAAATATTCTGCTCCTGCCAAAGGTTTGTGTTTATTGCGAGTTGGTTATCCTCAAATGCCCTTTTCTAATCACTTATGGTTTGATACTCAGCCAAATTTTCTCTTAGCTCAGTAAACCTCTTTTATTTAAAATAATCCACAAAATACTATCACTGAAAAATGAACAAAACTCCTTTACCAACTAAACAAACACTAGAGCAAAAATGGTATGTGGTTGACGCCGAAGGTCAGCGATTAGGTCGTTTAGCTACAGAAATCGCGATGATTTTACGGGGCAAAAATAAGCCCAGCTTCACTCCCCATATGGATACTGGAGATTTCGTCATCGTTGTTAATGCCGAAAAAGTTGTGGTAACTGGTAGAAAAAACGAGCAAAAACTTTATCGCCGTCACTCTGGTCGTCCCGGAGGCATGAAAACTGAAACTTTTGACCAATTACAACGGAGAATTCCCAATCGAATTATCGAAAAAGCCGTTAAGGGGATGTTGCCTAAAAATGTCATGGGACGCAAGCTATTTACTAAGCTCAAAGTTTATGCCGGACCAGATCATCCCCATGCTGCTCAAACTCCTGAAACTTTAACTATTAACACTATCCCCGCGAGGAACTAAATTATGGA
This genomic window contains:
- the truA gene encoding tRNA pseudouridine(38-40) synthase TruA, whose product is MVVSCPTQQVNSPTRVALVIQYLGTNFHGWQRQPNQVSVQGYLENAISDVVGYPVRIHGAGRTDAGVHAAAQVAHFEYQGPIPAHKWSKIINARLPEGILVRASAQVSADWHARFSAVWRRYRYTIYTDEQPNVFVNQTCWHYYQYVLEESLIQAALKPLLGEHNLSAFKRTGSDRNDSLVDVQAAECYRQGAFLYLEIQANGFLYGMVRLLVGMLVEVGGGKRSPEDFTNIWQNQRREEVKYSAPAKGLCLLRVGYPQMPFSNHLWFDTQPNFLLAQ
- the rplM gene encoding 50S ribosomal protein L13, which gives rise to MNKTPLPTKQTLEQKWYVVDAEGQRLGRLATEIAMILRGKNKPSFTPHMDTGDFVIVVNAEKVVVTGRKNEQKLYRRHSGRPGGMKTETFDQLQRRIPNRIIEKAVKGMLPKNVMGRKLFTKLKVYAGPDHPHAAQTPETLTINTIPARN
- the rplQ gene encoding 50S ribosomal protein L17, yielding MRHRCKVPMLGLPADQRKALLRSLATEIIRHGQIKTTKTRAKAVRSEVEKMITLAKDGSLAARRQALSYIYDKELVSELFKAVNDRYSDRNGGYTRIIRTKRRRGDNAEMAIIELV